In Rhodanobacter humi, the following are encoded in one genomic region:
- a CDS encoding alpha-N-arabinofuranosidase codes for MSRPQSLKANNSTQRALLAALATVALCGSAVAQRAPANVRLTIDLNHPGPVIAPAVEGQFAENLGRGIYDGIWVGHHSSIPNRNGYRTDVMDALKALHVPVIRWPGGCFADTYDWRDGVGPDAGRPRGINTNWGGVTDDNSFGTNEFMDYSVALGADAYVSLNLGSLPAYDARQWVQYMTAGGDSALAQERRTNGRDKPWTNLKYVGYGNELWGCGGNMTADYAASLFKRYATFVNPAPGAPDFVKIASGPNEADYAWTDTMMRGAARQMGAISLHYYTIPGPSWEHKGSATGFSKDEWATTLSKARYIDTLIAKHSAIMDKYDPGKKVALDVDEWGTWYDQAPGSHPGFLYQQNTLRDAEVAALTLDVFFRHTDRVKLATIAQMVNVLQAMVLTDGDRMLLTPTYHVFHMYVPFQGATPYPATVSGPDYVEGKHRLPMVDASVARGTDGRLYLALVNLDPDRGAHVETGLNGTASGQILSGPKMDSHNTFAAPDTIHPVAYAGQAEHGSLAFELPAKSIAVVAVDEP; via the coding sequence ATGTCTCGACCGCAGTCTCTGAAGGCGAACAACAGCACGCAACGAGCGCTTCTAGCCGCGCTCGCGACCGTCGCCCTGTGCGGGTCGGCGGTCGCGCAGCGCGCGCCGGCCAATGTCAGGCTGACCATCGACCTGAACCACCCCGGCCCGGTGATCGCGCCGGCAGTCGAAGGCCAGTTCGCCGAGAACCTCGGCCGCGGCATCTACGACGGCATCTGGGTCGGGCATCATTCGTCGATCCCCAACCGCAACGGCTATCGCACCGACGTGATGGATGCGCTGAAGGCGCTGCACGTGCCCGTGATCCGCTGGCCCGGCGGCTGCTTCGCCGACACTTACGACTGGCGCGACGGCGTCGGTCCGGACGCCGGGCGGCCCAGGGGAATCAACACCAACTGGGGCGGCGTCACCGACGACAACAGCTTCGGCACCAACGAGTTCATGGACTACTCCGTGGCGTTGGGCGCGGACGCCTATGTCTCGCTCAACCTGGGCTCGCTACCGGCTTACGATGCACGGCAGTGGGTGCAGTACATGACCGCCGGCGGCGATTCCGCACTCGCGCAGGAGCGGCGCACCAACGGTCGCGACAAGCCATGGACCAACCTGAAGTATGTCGGCTACGGCAACGAACTTTGGGGCTGCGGCGGCAACATGACCGCCGACTACGCCGCCAGCCTGTTCAAACGCTACGCCACGTTCGTGAACCCGGCGCCGGGCGCGCCCGACTTCGTCAAGATCGCCTCGGGCCCCAACGAAGCCGACTACGCCTGGACCGACACGATGATGCGCGGCGCGGCCAGGCAGATGGGTGCCATCAGCCTGCACTACTACACCATCCCGGGCCCCTCCTGGGAGCACAAGGGATCCGCGACCGGCTTCAGCAAGGACGAATGGGCGACGACGCTGAGCAAGGCGCGCTACATCGACACACTGATCGCCAAGCATTCGGCGATCATGGACAAGTACGACCCGGGCAAGAAAGTCGCGCTCGACGTCGACGAGTGGGGCACCTGGTACGACCAGGCGCCCGGCAGCCATCCCGGCTTCCTCTACCAGCAGAACACGTTGCGCGACGCCGAGGTGGCGGCGCTGACGCTGGACGTCTTCTTCCGCCATACCGACCGGGTGAAGCTCGCGACGATCGCGCAGATGGTCAACGTGCTGCAGGCCATGGTGCTCACCGATGGCGACAGGATGCTGTTGACGCCCACCTACCACGTCTTCCACATGTACGTGCCGTTCCAGGGCGCCACGCCCTACCCGGCGACGGTCAGCGGGCCCGATTACGTGGAAGGCAAGCACCGGCTGCCGATGGTCGATGCATCGGTCGCGCGCGGCACCGACGGCAGACTCTATCTCGCGCTGGTCAACCTCGATCCAGATCGCGGCGCGCATGTCGAGACCGGGCTGAACGGCACCGCCAGCGGTCAGATCCTGAGCGGACCGAAGATGGACAGCCACAACACGTTCGCGGCGCCGGACACGATTCATCCGGTCGCCTATGCCGGCCAGGCAGAGCACGGCAGCCTAGCTTTTGAATTGCCGGCCAAGTCGATCGCGGTCGTCGCCGTGGATGAGCCATAG